A region from the Haemorhous mexicanus isolate bHaeMex1 chromosome 12, bHaeMex1.pri, whole genome shotgun sequence genome encodes:
- the ST3GAL2 gene encoding CMP-N-acetylneuraminate-beta-galactosamide-alpha-2,3-sialyltransferase 2, translating into MKCSLRFCFLSTAFLLVFVMSLLFTYSHHSIAYLDPGGLGGIHRVKLVPGYAGMQRLSKGGPYPRGCSCRRCPAEEPGATDWFDGRYDGTVSPVWTKENMDLPPDVQRWWMMLQPQFKSHNTHEVLSKLFQIVPGEDPYRSRDPRRCRRCAVVGNSGNLRGSGYGPEIDGHDFVMRMNQAPTVGFEGDVGGRTTHHFMYPESAKNLPANVSFVLVPFKTLDLLWIASALSTGQIRFTYAPVKPFLRVDKEKVQIYNPAFFKYIHDRWTEHHGRYPSTGMLVLFFALHVCDEVNVFGFGADSRGNWHHYWENNRYAGEFRKTGVHDADFEAHIIDMLAKTSKIEVYRGN; encoded by the exons ATGAAGTGCTCGTTGCGCTTCTGCTTCCTCTCGACCGCCTTCCTGCTCGTCTTCGTCATGTCCCTCCTCTTCACCTACTCCCACCACAGCATCGCCTACCTGGACCCCGGCGGGCTGGGCGGCATCCACCGGGTGAAGCTGGTGCCCGGCTATGCCGGGATGCAGCGGCTCAGCAAAGGAGGGCCGTAccctcggggctgctcctgccgccGCTGCCCGGCCGAGGAGCCGGGAGCCACCGACTGGTTTGATGGGCGCTATGACGGCaccgtgtccccagtgtggaCCAAGGAGAACATGGACCTACCACCCGACGTCCAGAGGTGGTGGATG ATGCTGCAGCCCCAGTTCAAGTCCCACAACACCCACGAGGTCCTGAGCAAGCTCTTCCAGATTGTGCCGGGCGAGGATCCGTACCGCTCCCGTGACCCacgccgctgccgccgctgcgCCGTGGTTGGGAACTCAGGCAACCTTCGCGGCTCCGGTTATGGCCCGGAAATCGACGGGCACGACTTCGTGATGCG GATGAACCAGGCCCCCACGGTGGGCTTTGAGGGCGATGTGGGTGGTCGGACTACACACCACTTCATGTATCCCGAGAGTGCCAAGAACCTGCCTGCCAATGTCAGCTTTGTGCTCGTGCCCTTCAAAACCCTGGACCTGCTCTGGATCGCCAGTGCCCTCTCCACTGGCCAGATCAGGTT CACATACGCACCTGTGAAGCCTTTTCTGCGTGTGGACAAAGAAAAG GTGCAGATCTACAATCCTGCCTTCTTCAAGTACATCCACGACCGTTGGACGGAACACCACGGGCGCTACCCCTCCACTGGCATGCTGGTGCTCTTCTTTGCCCTCCATGTCTGCGATGAG GTGAACGTCTTTGGGTTCGGTGCTGACAGCCGGGGGAACTGGCACCACTACTGGGAGAACAACCGCTACGCCGGGGAGTTCAGGAAGACGGGGGTGCACGATGCTGACTTCGAGGCACACATCATTGACATGCTGGCCAAAACCAGCAAGATCGAGGTTTACCGGGGAAACTGA